In Babesia microti strain RI chromosome IV, complete genome, the sequence ATTTACGGTCATTCGCCCCTTGCCATTTGCATCCCTCATCTGCGCTTTATGGGATGGGATGTACTCCGGATTATGTCGTTTATCACGAAGTCGTAATTACCACCAAAGAATACATGCGCAATGTTACCGCTGTAGACGCCGAGTGGCTTTCAGAATTGGGGCCAATGTTCTTCTACCTGAAAAGCATGGGTAAGTAACTAATGATCTAGACGTTTCTACCAGGGTACAGCAGGACATTGATAGGATTGAAACTCTGCGCCAGATTAGCGAATTTACCAAGAAAAACAGGGAGAATGACGAATCTAGGAAACTGATCGGCAAGGGAAAGCAAGAAATTTCCGTATTTGGCAAGAAACGCCGCCGCTAATCGCgctaaattgttaattttgtaccatagataatatacaattaaagGCCACCCGCCCTCTCGGTATCCATTTGGCATTTATTGCATTACTGATCAGTCATTAGTAGATACGCTGCTGGATGAGTGTGCGAGCATTTGTGATATGGGTGTGTGAAAAAACTTGTATACTTCATTGGCCATGTTTTTGTTAAATCCCAATCGTTGCTCAAGAGTATTTGATGTCATATTAGACAAGTCATGCAGGGTTTTAACCTAAATATAAAGAGTATACCTACCTTTTTGGTGATCTGGTACACCATCCAATCAGATATGCACGGTATTTTTTTGACAAAGTCTTCAACCAAGCTACTGGTGCTGTCGGCTTCGAATAGTTCCATTCGCACTTGCTGGGTGCAAGGTTCTGCTATGTTTTCctacataaatatacatttaattgaGACAATAGCTTGATGCATGATAGAATATTTTCAGTAAAAGCATTAATAACAGTTTCATTCTATCAACCATAATTGAAATATGATAAACGCAGAATACCTTCAAACGCCTAACAAGCCTACTCGTTACCTGAGGCCCATTGCTCCACATCAActgtaaattgtttgtcAGTAAACACAGAGTTATCAATCTCGTGTAGGTGCGATTAAATTGACCCTTCATTCGACCAAATGGAGTTAAGTGGaagttaaaattatcaaattctaTGAGCAATATTACATTTTCATACATCTTCTTCATCTCCCTGACCTGATTAAACAGTCGACCAACAGTCAACGAATTAGCAAGGTCTTGGGGACTTTTACGCTCAATACAAGTATCCCTACGTTAATTATGGATTACCTAGTTATGATGTAATCCCCTGCCTTAAGGAATGCAGGTATAATCTTCAATCCATCTAGGAATAGCTGGTAAGGCAAAGGTGACTTGAACTCCCTTTTATCAACTATAACCAATTGGGTAGGCGTGTTATTGACACTAGTGATGATTTCATTGGGAATTATTGGTTTTGCTATCACTGACTTTAGAGAGTTGGAAACTCTATACCATTTTTTAATCTCAGAATCAATGTGATAGCTGAATGAATTGGAGTGGATAGAATCTTTGTATATCAAAATCAGAACCTTCACCTTTATACCTATACCTTCGCcatttattataacacCATCTTCAGTACCATGGTAAAGATGATATATGGCCTGGTAACATTGCCTTAGGTACACGTGTGAGCAAATGAGTTCGATTTGCCTGAAAAGGCCCAAATTACCCTGAATAATCACAACATTTCCTTCGACCATGCTGTCAAATACGTTACTCAACCCTTTTATGCTATATAAGTCACTCGCTGAGTTGCACATCTCAGTATAATCATCAAAGCCGTGCAAATTTGAACAAGTTAATTGCTGCGGAATGGTTGGTTTGATAGGCAACTCATTAAAATCTCTCCTTCCTTCAACCACCGCAACAACATCCACAGTATTCgttaaaatattactaaaGTCGCCAGTATCAACCGGTGAGCTGGAGTGCTTGGTTAAATAATCTTGGAATAATGAATCCACCCATTTGATACGGGCCAGTAAATCGTGGGTTTTGGCATCAAGGGAAATGCTATGTGTGGATAAATTTGGGTTCAAATTGCTATGTGAGAGCAAACAGCCCTGGGCTCGCCATTCGGCGTAGTCCCTAAATAGTATTTGAACGGGTAATTCGTATAGATGATATTTCATGGCATCATACGCATGGAGGCCTAGTGTAACAATAGTGGAATTTGTACCCTTGGTTATATCTTTCACTACGTTATAGATTGTATCAGCGGATATGGTGCATTTAATCTTAGGAGGTTTGCCATCTATCACCTTGAATACCCTAGATTAAAGGTATATAATCACCTTTCTTCTGATAATTTGAAGAAAAGCAGCACATCTCTTTCCCACATCCATGGGGAATCGATAAATTTCAAGCGAGCTATATCCACTTTTTTAAGGAAGGAGATTTCGTCAATCTTCTGCGATAAATGCAGGAGCTTGGATAAGATGGACAAAGCATTTAGATCGTCACTGGTCTTGTCCCAAACTGATGAAATGCTGGACTTGCCTAACCTTTTTTCCAGCAGCGAAATCTTATTCCATTCATATATTAGTGTGTTTAGGTCAAATCCTATCTCAGCCATCAACATCTTGGTAGTATTATCTTTGCCTAACTGGTTAATTATCttttttaatatagtaACTAATGTAGTTTGTATCCTTTCTAGTTGTGGAGGCAGCGGAACTGATATCTCATGGGTTTCAGGTTGCATGTTTTTTCTGCTTAATGATCCGGATATCAAGCTGTTAGATCGTGGCAATAGGTGTATCGACATATCTTCGCAGTGGAATTGATTAACAATATTCACGTCTGAAAATGcatttatatcatcagAAATAGCTTTAACAAACCCAAGTGAATTCCCATTCctatacaaatttagtaGGAATGATAGCCTAGTATCACTGCACACTTTGTGAGCGTTCATAACAACAATTCCAGAAATACATTCAATGAGTAAACTATTACAAAGAATATCTAGAAGAAACACCTCTGCACTGGCACAATAAACGCCACCCCTGGTATATAATTGTTCTCTTTCCTTTATCGAATGCCGAGATATGTATCCCATCCTAGGCAGTATAAAATCAGATATTGGGTTATTATCGgtattttgattattacTATGTGTATAAAGTATCTTAGAGATGAATGTAATTTCGTTTATTTCACAATTCCTATATTCAATGTAATCGGAGTAATCAATTCCGATTACCAAAATCAATCTCGATCTAGCTGCGATATAAGTTATTGGTAAATCGCAAACATCTTGTCTGACTTTGTTGCGATTTTCACTGGATACGATAGTATTAGGGGAAAAATTATCAGGagaaaatttttgtgtTAAAAACAGTTCCGTCAAATCAAAATTCAATGAAAACAATCCGGCATAGATGATGTCATAGTAATCCATTTTAGAAATATCAAAATCTTCAACTTCATGTACATGTTTTGGGTTTTTAAGGTAAAGTAATAGGTAGAATAAGATGCGATATGTGTCCATACCCTTTGAAACGATAACACATGAGTTATTTGTCTTTTTTGTTTCATTATTGAGTGcatttttatcactaacaatattttcttGTTGTAGCTCAGTTATACAGTTGTCTATCTGGTAAGAAAACTCAgttatatcatcaatatcCAAGTAGAAATCATCTATTTCATGTTTATCATTATGTATATTGGGACTTCTAGCGATTAAACTTTCATCTTTATTCCAAATAGAGCAACGAATGGGTGTGCTGTAGTCTCCATTATGTGCAGCACAAGCATTACCGTAACATTCAACACATCTAGCTTTAACTTGCCAATCAATATTACTGATAAACGCCTGCCATGTAGGTacaaatttggataaaaccaatttttcatatcCCAATGGTGGCATTACCACTAGGATCGCACCATAATGTCGCTTAATCCGGTTCTAGTTAGTCATACATCAGAAGGTATTTcatgtattatttagaattgTTGATGCCCAGGTTGCGGGAAAACGAATTGTACATTTTATCTAGACCTTATGTAACTATAAACGTAAAGACACCTAATGagtaaattgattattactTAGGGTGCATAGAGGCAAAGGCCATCTCATAATGACAAGGtaatatttagatataatttagcCAGAGGCTagtttttattaaaaaatgcgATAGAAATTTTCATAACAGATTTTCTAGTATCAGCTTACCATTTGTAAATCTACACATATTTAGTTACTTATGTCTGAACCCATTTATAACCAGCCTACTTTTTCAATGAACAATTTTCAGGCGAAAATATTACCAGTAAGTCttccaaaatatatcaattaaacGAATTCATGCCATATCCGCtattcattttcatttattagATAACTATCAATTTGTTATCATTCGTATTAAACTCTATATTCGTTagacaaacaatttaatccGCCAACTAAACTAAATATTTCtcatacaattgttaatgtgaaaatatctaattaaaatttcaattttacaacTATGTCAATATCTAGTACCATCAGTTATTGCCAATGTATTTATTCTCTtaatatatgaatatatttaaaatgacattttaaacataattaatcattatGAATGTTTGACCTTAAAATAAACTGTTTTACACTTCATTTAAAACATAATTTCATCTGTTACATAGGATACTATTGAGGAACATCCTTTCGCCGGAGAAGGGCAATTCACCATCTACTTCAACAAAGGAGGAtccaatttgtttttgCACTATTTCTACATATATTTTGCTAGAAATAAGAATAATGCTCAAATACAATGCACCAACCATAATGCTAAACAACCAATCAGTGGAATAACAAAAGAAAGTGCAATTGTGGACCCTGATGACCCTTCTAAAGTTTTTGTAATCCAACCTGAAACAGTATCTGTTACttatgatgataataatgatgataataacaACCGAATGGCTCGTGCTTATGATAGACACAATCCATGTACACTCTCGTTTTTAGGCGCTTTGAGGGCAATTAAACGATTTTTTTCGTAGTTTCATTTGACCCTAAGAAATctatgattttttaaaaacaagtaaatttcaaaaattataagatattttaaaatatatatgcttTTTTGTAAACAATTACTACACCTATAAATTCTGGTGGTCGAATTCATTAGTTTTTAAACATCTATTTACTATGTTACATACTACTTCTCGTCGAATAGcttcatttaaaattttaattacaaattatctacTATATTTATCAGTTATTTATTCCACTTTATTGCTCGTGGATTAATTTATCGTGAGACAATGTACCTTTTTAACATtataacaaaatatataacacttGTGAGTTATTACGCAAATGTTAACTAGTTTATCgtcaataaattaattctcTAATTCATCCATACTGAAATTTAATCTAACCGGACTATATTAATCATATATCAAACAATAATATCAGCAGGGGTGTATCGCAATTTTTGGATAGAACcccaaaaatttacaaaaattgcaataaaaactgtaatattttatgaacaattgattattagTATTCAAACAAgtatttcatcaatttaaaaaaataaaaactcTGAATAGGTCAGAGTTGAATAATGTGTCACTAGTCAAAGTGAGGACATGGCTGCCGGACCGGCATCTAGAATCAGATACATCGCTATTCTTTTGTCTATATTCGTTGGAAAATTTAGGTAATTAAAAGTTGTTATTTAGATGTACAATTATCGCGTTGTCTCTAGTATCCATTTTACTACTGCCAGCACTGAAGGAgaacaatttcattttaaCCCATTCATTCTTGACAGGATCGGCCATAGACAGAGTTACAGATAGGGACATTTCTTTTTCAAGCAGAATCCAGCCAATATTGGAATCTGAACTGACAagtatttatcaatatgAAGATCAGCTAATTGATGATGTGGGCAAAAAGGCAAAGAAACCCACTCTTCCGGAGAATTTTTCACAGTTTATCCCATACCAACACACAAAATCTGGCGGAACAGATGAAATAGAAACAATAGTTCCCCAAGGATACATATCCATTGCAGAAAAAATCAAACATGAAATCCcaaatatagatatatttttccaTAAGTATGTCTATGAAAACATGTGCAAATACTCTATTTTCATAATCCTCAAATGCAAACGGTGTGTTCcttttttttcaaatttaaccGTTTCCACTATGGATAAAGATACAACATTTGCTAGTAGTTTATTGCTTGGCGTATTGTCTAGTTTGGCCGATAAGCCCTTTTTATCtcaaaatcattattacCTCCTAGTACATAAACATGTGAAATTCACTAAAGCAATCTCAACTTTTCTATATTCCTATAATTATGCCATGGACCTCCCGTTTCAAAATCACCAAATACACATTTCACATGTACTAGACTTTGACGAAAATTGTgcaaataacatttatttgtacTATGAAGGTCTAAATGGCTACAAACCACCATTGGATTGGAGCGTTACGGCATTGAATGAGTTTGTTCGCCACGGAATCTACATACTCACTTTACCAGTATGATATTTCATTACTTAGCTTTGGGAGTCGTTACGACGACAAGCAttcaatttacatttacatAAACAGCATTCGGCACTCATGGATTTTGGAATTCCCTCTTTTACAATTGCGGGgaaatgcaataaaaatcTAGCACACACTAGGACTACATTGCTAAGGtaattgcatatttaatacCTTTACATATTGTATTGTAATTCTCAAGAACCCGACATTTTGTGGAATTTATATCACGGTtattttgtcaaataaAATTCGAACACTCTGCTAAACAGAtacaaaattgttacaaaatatactaatttagggCTTTACACGTGCTGGCTCGTGACCAAGGCAGCATGGACGAGTCAATGGATGAATGCATGAATTTTTACACCTTCATCTCCAATAAGTactttttatcattttcttCGCATTTCATCCCACTTTTAGGTCTAATTATTACTTCACTCTTTCATGCGTTGAATAACACTGGCACCAGGAATCCCCAGACCTTATTTTATGGATTAGCCTTCTATATGCTTaacatattaatattaGCATCACTCCCCTATTctataataacaaatgtaaCTCAGTTAACTAATTCAGGAATCTGTTTGGAGGTTATTTAATGCGATTTTACCCCTTAACAATAGGAAAAGAGTCCATATTGCTATTGCATACTTGATACTATTGTGCTGTGCCACACACTACGTtaacataataattatgagTCTCGGATGGGAATTTGAGGTTTTTGATAAAACAGATAAACTGGAAGACAACTTCAACAATGTATTTGTCAAAGCTAAGAgtgttatatatgataaactAGAAagaattacaaataaaagCGTCactaaaaaaatcatggcgattttacaaaaatcacGAAACATATACAACAAGCTGTTGGACAAGTTAAGAGGACTTAACAATATTGCTATATTAAGTACTGAGTCTGTACCCAATAAAGAGACAATGTCGCAACAATCTACTAAATGCTTCAACTTAACTTCAGCGGACAGTTTGGAGTTCCAATACGTTTCCAGTGGCAAGGTAATTGGCCTAAAAACAGCTTTAGACATATCTGCTAGGCTTTTTTGTCTATGCTGGATCATTGGAACCATGGTAAGTTATATGTATACTTAGTTTTACAACATGGCTCAAGCACTATGGTTGACACTTGTGCTGTTTATACCCTTAATATCACCCATAATAAATGACAGTTCCAATAGTAATGATTGTACTAGTAGTGATGGTGGATACAAGAATTTCAACTGGAAATGTGGTCTGTTTGCATATTACATACATATAACCCTATTGTACCTACCACTGCCTAAATCTCTAAGCCCATACCgaattatctatataagCGCTAGAAATGGCTTCTTCAAATCTTTGTATACgtttttaaattcaatagTTTTTATACCCAAAGAGTTGCTGGAATTCTTGAAATTTTACAGCTACGGTGGGTTTTATAGCAAGACAACATCGTATGAACCCATATCAAGACTGGTTTCTATTGCGGAGGACACTAAAAACCCTGCCGCTTATGAATTGGCtcttaatttatttttgttatacCCTTTTTggtttgtaattttttgggTAAATCTACCTGAATCACTAACCTCTCTACATGCGCATGAGAAGTCATCACAAACTGGAACTAGGGGGTTAACCAAATAATACTTACGCTAGTATGTGGATCGCATATGAATTTActacaataataattttaaaatacgAATAAACTAATTTGTTAGGAGAGTTACGTCTATTAGAACTGTTAGATAGCAATTGGCAAGCACCAATCATTCGTATCCAGACGATGTTAAACATAGTGTGAATACTAAGCACTGCCAACAATTTCATTCAAATGCATAGCAATGATAAAAGTATTGTTTGGTATTAAATTAGGGACTATTTTAGCTATAAAATACAGATTAGA encodes:
- a CDS encoding DNA excision repair protein ERCC-4 (overlaps_old_locusTagID:BBM_III05095;~overlaps_old_locusTagID:BBM_III05100;~overlaps_old_locusTagID:BBM_III05105), which produces MPPLGYEKLVLSKFVPTWQAFISNIDWQVKARCVECYGNACAAHNGDYSTPIRCSIWNKDESLIARSPNIHNDKHEIDDFYLDIDDITEFSYQIDNCITELQQENIVSDKNALNNETKKTNNSCVIVSKGMDTYRILFYLLLYLKNPKHVHEVEDFDISKMDYYDIIYAGLFSLNFDLTELFLTQKFSPDNFSPNTIVSSENRNKVRQDVCDLPITYIAARSRLILVIGIDYSDYIEYRNCEINEITFISKILYTHSNNQNTDNNPISDFILPRMGYISRHSIKEREQLYTRGGVYCASAEVFLLDILCNSLLIECISGIVVMNAHKVCSDTRLSFLLNLYRNGNSLGFVKAISDDINAFSDVNIVNQFHCEDMSIHLLPRSNSLISGSLSRKNMQPETHEISVPLPPQLERIQTTLVTILKKIINQLGKDNTTKMLMAEIGFDLNTLIYEWNKISLLEKRLGKSSISSVWDKTSDDLNALSILSKLLHLSQKIDEISFLKKVDIARLKFIDSPWMWERDVLLFFKLSEERVFKVIDGKPPKIKCTISADTIYNVVKDITKGTNSTIVTLGLHAYDAMKYHLYELPVQILFRDYAEWRAQGCLLSHSNLNPNLSTHSISLDAKTHDLLARIKWVDSLFQDYLTKHSSSPVDTGDFSNILTNTVDVVAVVEGRRDFNELPIKPTIPQQLTCSNLHGFDDYTEMCNSASDLYSIKGLSNVFDSMVEGNVVIIQGNLGLFRQIELICSHVYLRQCYQAIYHLYHGTEDGVIINGEGIGIKVKVLILIYKDSIHSNSFSYHIDSEIKKWYRVSNSLKSVIAKPIIPNEIITSVNNTPTQLVIVDKREFKSPLPYQLFLDGLKIIPAFLKAGDYIITRDTCIERKSPQDLANSLTVGRLFNQVREMKKMYENVILLIEFDNFNFHLTPFGRMKGQFNRTYTRLITLCLLTNNLQLMWSNGPQVTSRLVRRLKENIAEPCTQQVRMELFEADSTSSLVEDFVKKIPCISDWMVYQITKKVKTLHDLSNMTSNTLEQRLGFNKNMANEVYKFFHTPISQMLAHSSSSVSTND
- a CDS encoding conserved Plasmodium protein, unknown function (overlaps_old_locusTagID:BBM_III05105), with protein sequence MSLNPVLVSHTSEELLMPRLRENELYILSRPYVTINVKTPNEVHRGKGHLIMTSQRLVFIKKCDRNFHNRFSSISLPFLLMSEPIYNQPTFSMNNFQAKILPDTIEEHPFAGEGQFTIYFNKGGSNLFLHYFYIYFARNKNNAQIQCTNHNAKQPISGITKESAIVDPDDPSKVFVIQPETVSVTYDDNNDDNNNRMARAYDRHNPCTLSFLGALRAIKRFFS
- a CDS encoding glycosylphosphatidylinositol anchor attachment 1 protein, putative (GPAA1) (overlaps_old_locusTagID:BBM_III05110); its protein translation is MAAGPASRIRYIAILLSIFVGKFRCTIIALSLVSILLLPALKENNFILTHSFLTGSAIDRVTDRDISFSSRIQPILESELTSIYQYEDQLIDDVGKKAKKPTLPENFSQFIPYQHTKSGGTDEIETIVPQGYISIAEKIKHEIPNIDIFFHKYVYENMCKYSIFIILKCKRCVPFFSNLTVSTMDKDTTFASSLLLGVLSSLADKPFLSQNHYYLLVHKHVKFTKAISTFLYSYNYAMDLPFQNHQIHISHVLDFDENCANNIYLYYEGLNGYKPPLDWSVTALNEFVRHGIYILTLPLWESLRRQAFNLHLHKQHSALMDFGIPSFTIAGKCNKNLAHTRTTLLRALHVLARDQGSMDESMDECMNFYTFISNKYFLSFSSHFIPLLGLIITSLFHALNNTGTRNPQTLFYGLAFYMLNILILASLPYSIITNVTQNLFGGYLMRFYPLTIGKESILLLHT
- a CDS encoding hypothetical protein (overlaps_old_locusTagID:BBM_III05115), which translates into the protein MSLGWEFEVFDKTDKLEDNFNNVFVKAKSVIYDKLERITNKSVTKKIMAILQKSRNIYNKLLDKLRGLNNIAILSTESVPNKETMSQQSTKCFNLTSADSLEFQYVSSGKVIGLKTALDISARLFCLCWIIGTMFYNMAQALWLTLVLFIPLISPIINDSSNSNDCTSSDGGYKNFNWKCGLFAYYIHITLLYLPLPKSLSPYRIIYISARNGFFKSLYTFLNSIVFIPKELLEFLKFYSYGGFYSKTTSYEPISRLVSIAEDTKNPAAYELALNLFLLYPFWFVIFWVNLPESLTSLHAHEKSSQTGTRGLTK